Below is a window of Acidobacteriota bacterium DNA.
CCTGCTAACACGGCAACGGCAAAAACGACTTCCATCCAATGACGATTGGGGCTGCGAAAATGGCCGATGATGGGGATGGGGTGAAGCAGTCGCGCCAACGGCTCTATGTAACGGCCCAGAGAAAGCAGCACGCCCACCACAGCTACCATGCTCCAAAAGCGGGCGACATTCCACGGGTGCAACCGTCCGCGCCAAGCGGCATAAGCGCCCGCACCTGCCAATGACATTGCCACTACGCCCAGATAAATCTGCGCTTCGTAATGGTGCCAATAGGCGCCCCAATAGCCCATCGCATAAATCCCGCGCCCCTGCCCGTGCCAAAACGGAAAGAGCGTCACCAACAGCGACGCCGGATGCAGCGAATTGAGCGTGAACAATTCAAAGGGCCAATCCTGCCGCACCGATTGCCGCGCCGTTTCCGCCGCCGGCAACACTTGGATTGCCGCCAACGCCACGCCGCCCAGATAAACCAAAGCGCTTTGGCGCAAAAACAAGAAGGCAGCTTGCCGATTATGAATTGTGGGTTGAACGTCCGTAGTCCGCAATCCGCAATCCGCAATCCGCAATCGGAAGAGCGCATACGCGCCCGCCAGCAGCGCGCCGTAAGCGAACGGTTGCGGATGCGCGGCGAAAAGCTGCCAGGCCACCAACACTGCGCCGAGCGCCGCCATACGCCAGGAAGGGCGTTGCCGCAGGTCTTCGATGACATAAAGCACCCAGGGCGTGAGCGCGAAAATGTGCAGGAAGCCGGGATAGATGACGCGGGCCACCGCGAAGCCGCTGAGTGCATAAATGACGGCGGCCATGACGCAGGCGCGCCGCTTCAGCCCCAGGCAGCGCGTGTAACGAAACATTCCCAATAGGCCGACGGCGTAAGCCAACTCCTGCACGATGGTCATCATCCGCGAAGTCACCCCAAACGGCAGAAAGAGCCAGTTCAACGGGTCGAATACGCCCGCCTGCCACTGGGCAAAGAGCGGCGTGCCGCTATACATAAACGGATTCCACAGCGGCAGTTTGCCCGCGCGCAGTTGTTCGGCGACGAATTGATAGGCGGGATAGAACCAGAAGAGCGCATCACCATCCGACAAGGTTTTCCAGCCCAGCGTTTCGCGCCAGAAAAAAAGCGCAGGTAAGCAGAAGAGAAAAAGTTGCGCCAGGCGTTCTTGCGCACGGTCATCGTATCGGAGGGATTGGAGCCAATGCGGCTGCGGATCGTCGGGGCTTTGCATTGAAGAGATTCAACTAGATCGGTTTCACTTCGGTTTACGGGAAAAGCCGCGCAGCGCGCGCGGTACCGCGCGCGTCAGCAAGCGGAGTCTGTGCGACTCGGCCAAGTGCGGAAGCTTGACGCGCCACTTGCTGACGCGCGCGGTACCGTCCCGGCACAAGCCGCTCCCATAAACGCGATTGCAAACTGCTCTAAAACAACGGCGGAGCACACAGGCAGGCAAATTGAAAGGCAGAACAAAGTTTGGTACGACCAGCCGCAGATCAACGCGGAGCACGCAGATCAATCCAAATAAGCCAATTCGGTCGGGGGGTTAATCAGCGTTTTCAGCGTTCCTCTGCGGCCACATGTCTTTTCTTTCAGCTACTACTCAAAGCTTTTGGGGTTTGCTCAACTCTTTGCACGCGCTCAATGCGCCGCTGGCGTTGCAGGCACGGTCGCGCCCCAAGCCGGGCGGTTCGTGGGATCACCCAAATCAAGCACGCGGAAACTCATGCCGCTGCGTGACTGGTAAATGGTTTTGTAATTCGCCTCCGCCGGATCAGGCGGCTCCGGATAAATCGAAGCCTGCACCATATACCGCACACCGACCTTATTCCAGTTCTCCCAACTCAGGGCGGGCGCATCGAGCGCCACCGTTTTATGACCCGTGTACAGATAAAGTAGCGGCGGATTTGACGTCGTGATGATGCCCTCATCAGGCCCGGTGCGTGGTACGGATTGTTTGATCCAGGTCATCATTCTTTCGGCTTCGTCAAAGATTTGCAACCACTGCGGGCGCTCCAGCGGCGAGGCGCTGTTGGCGTTGATGATGTAATGCGTGTGCCCCACCAAACTGATCGCGGCCAGCAACAACGCGCAGCCTGTCATCACTTTGGTTTGCGCGGCGCTGGAAGCCGCCCGCGCCAGACGCTGAAACAGCCACCCCACGCCCAGCGCAAAATAAAACGCAATGAACGCCACCAGCGGCAACACGAAGCGATAGGTTTCCCACGGCCACAACAAGGTAATGCCCAATGAACAAACCACGACCACCTCAGCCAGCGTCAGACGTTCGCGCGCGGCGCTGATAAAGCCGAGCAACACAATGGCACTGAGCAAGAACGAGAAAAACCAATTGCTCCCGTGACTCGCGCCGTACTTGACTTCGCTTTTTTGCGCCTCTTTGTACGGATCAATCAACGACTCGAAAATCGGCGTTACCAGAATGCGCCCGATGTCACGCCCGATGATGTCTTGCGCATTCCACGCAATCCGCGCGGGCAAGCCGCCGATGCCGATGGTGCCGAGTTCGGGCACGCTGGCGCGCTTCTGCCAGAATTGCGTGGTGTAACTGAGCGTGACATGTCCGCCCTGTTCGGCGCGTTGCGCCGGTGTCGGCACGTGCAAGTGCGTGTAAAGCAACCACGGCGCAATCAGCAACACGACGGTGAGGCTGAATAAGACAGCCTGTCGCCACAAGCGCGCATTGAGCAAGTACAGCACGATGGCCGCAATGATCGAAATCGCAATCGCGCGAATCAAAAAACCGAAGCTCGCCAGCATTGCGCCAAGCAGAATGAATTTGAGCGCGTGTCGTTTGGCGTTGCTGTTTTCTTTAGCAGCTCGCACGCCGCTTTCGATCACCAAGATGGTCGCCAACAAGTTGCAGGTAAACACCGCTTCGGCCATCACCGTCGAAGTCGCCAACATCACCAGCGACGGACAAAGCAGCGTCACGGCAGTAATGCTCAGGGCGACGGCCGTCGGCGTCTGGCGCACCTGCGTGAAAAAGCGGTACACCAGCGCGCCCGCACCTAGCAGCGCCGCGATGGAAAGCGCTTTGAAGAGCCAAACATTTTCGGGAAACTGCGGGTAAAGGCGGTACAGCAGCGAGAGCAAAAACGGAAAACCCGGCGGATAAAGCGGCAGGATGCCCGGCGAAGGTGAGTTGATCAACGTGTAGCCTTGCCCGGTCGCCAGGGCCTTCGCCAGCATGATGTACCAGCCGTCATCAACAAACAGACCCGCCACACGATCCAGTCGCAAAAGATAAATTGCCAGGCTGAGCAAAAATACTCCTGCCCCAGCGATCCTTATGCTCCGCGCTGTTTTCTGTTCAGTAGTTTCCACCGCTTTGACGCTGGTGTTGATGCGCGCATTCGGCTGCTCTCCTAGAAATTGGCTAACAGGAAGGGGATGGCTTTGATCTAACATAGGTACAACTCGATCGGTATGCAGGGCAAGTTCATGCCACCTGCGGTTACGGCTACGGCAATTTCAAAACAAGTTGAAGAACTTCAATTTCGGGGCAATAACTTGCTGTAGTGATGTAACAAGTGCTGGCGCAACTTCCGCAGGCTTTCTGGCAGTCACGCGCGTTCTCAGCAGGAAAACAATCTCAACTCCATTGATGCACTTGCGGCGGTAAGATACGCATTCGGACCTGGCTGTTGCCTCTTTAGCTTGGCAGGCGGAATTTTAATGTGCCGAGTGGCGCAAACTAGGCGGAAAAGCAGATGGCGCGGTCACGGGGTAAGCGTAACGATCCAGATTTGATGCGGGTAACGGCGCGATTGATAAACTACGCGATAACCAGTCTGCGTGGGGTCATCGCCACGCTCAAAGAGATTGACATTCATGATGTAGCGAATGCCCAGTTGCTTCCATAACCCTTCCACCTTTGACGACTCGCCCACCCCAATCGTTTTGTGACCCGTGAAGAGGAACGTCAGTGGCGGATTGGCGGAAGCGACGACCTCGCCCGGCTTCAGTTGCCGGTTCAGAAATTTGAACTGGTTTTCTACTTCAGTGAAGATGCCGGGCAAGCCTCCGCTGGCGACGACAGAGGTGTCGTACTGTTTTGCGAGATAGCTGAGGTTGCCAAAAAATCCGAGCGCCACAAAAACCGCGAGCGCGCCATTCATCACCCAGGCCTGCCGTGGTGAGCCTGCGGCCAAAGAGTCGCCGTCAACCGACGGCGCGGGAAAAAACCGCTGGGCAAGTTGGCGCAACCCCAGCAGGAAATAGTAATACCAGAATGGCAGCAACGGCAGAATCAGTCTGAACGGGGGCCAAGGCCATAAAACAATCACGAAGATCAAACATGGTACGAGCAATTCCGCATACGTCACTTTGTTGCGGCAAGCGCTTGCATAACCCAACAGCGTGAGCGCCGTCAGCAACAACGAGAGCAATAGCATGCTCCACGGCGTGGCGGTGGCGCCTTCGGGGTCAGCCTGCCCATAAAAGAGTTCGACCAAGGGCGCCGCCATGCTGCGCAGTAAATCCACGCGCGCAATCAGGCCCAGGTTCCGGGCCATGCGTCCGGGCAAATCGCGCCACGTCTCTTCGCCGGAATCCACATCGCCCGCGCGCTTTTGCCAAAATTGTTTGAGATAGGGTTGAACGATATGACCCTGTTCTTGCGTTTCCTGGGTCAAGGCGGGCGCGTGCGCATTGGAATAGAGCACCCACGGCCCGCAAATCAGGGCCACCGTCAAGGTGAAGACCGACGCAGCACGCGGCAACCGTTCTTTGAGCAAATAGAAAAAGGCGGCGGCCAACGCTCCCAGCGCAATCGAGCGCGTCAAAAACGTAACCGAAGCCGCCAGCCCGGCCAAAACAGCCCAACGCCACTGTTGTTGCGGCTCCGCCTCCCGGCAGCGTTCAACCAGCCAAACGGTCAGCAAGAGCGCGCAGGTAAAAAAGCATTCCGACATCAAAGTCGAAGTCGCCAGAAACACCAACGGCGGCGCGACCACGGTGGCGACCGCAATGCCCAAGGCGGCGTAAGGCGTCAGACTTTTCACCTTGACGAAGTAGCGAAAGGTCAGCACGCCAGCCCCTAGCATTGCGCTGATCGAAACCGCTTTCAGCAGCCACAAATTCTCAGGGAAAGTCGGCGAGAGGCGATAAACCAGCGACAGAAAAAACGGAAAGGCGGGCGGATAAAGCGGCAGTAATCCTGGTGTCGGGCAATTGATTAGCGAATAGCCCTGTCCGGTCGCCAGGGCTTGGGCCAGCACCACATACCAGGCATCATCCACAAAGGTCCCAACCACCCGATCCAGCCGCAAGACGTAAACGACCAAACAGGCGATCAGGCTAACCAGACCGATGAGGGCAAACTGGCGTTGTGCGGCCAATGGCTGTGCCGCTCCGCTGGCGGCAGGAGTTGACGGTTGCACCGCCGCGCCTGTCACTGCGACATCCAGATCGTCGAGTTCTTCAGACATAACTGTTCAACTCCCGTCTTCGACTTCCGACTTCAACTCCCGTCACGGACTACTGATTCGCCAGAAAAGGCGGTGATTGATGTGTGCAGGCTGAATCGCGAGAACCCTTTGGCCAAAGGCGGGGTGAACCAGAGTCAAGCAAACCCTGGTTCACCCCACAGGACACTTATTTTTTGCCAGCCCCAGCGGCATGGGTACGCGTATCGCGCTCGCGGATGCGAGCCGCTTTGCCACGCAATTCGCGCAGGAAATACAGCTTGGCGCGGCGCACACGGCCCCGTTTCACCACGTCAATATGGTCAACGATGGTCGCGTGCAGCGGAAAGATGCGTTCGACGCCAATGCCGAACGAAGTCTTGCGCACGGTGATGGTTTCGCGAATGCCGAAGCCCTTGCGCGCGATGACCACGCCTTCAAAAGCCTGCAACCGTTCCTTGGTTTCGCTTTCCTTGATGCGCACGTGGACGCGGACGGTATCGCCGGGAATGAATTCGGGGATAGTGGTCTTGATCTGCGCCGCATCGAATTGATCTAAAGTATTCATGATTCGTTCACCTCTTCAATAATTTGGCAACCTCGCGGTTTGCCCGGCCTCAACGTGCCTGTCGTTTTGTTTTGCTTAGCCTCGAATTTTCAGGCTCAAACTCATTGCGCCGTGTCTGACGCTTGTTCCGCCAGCCAGCGCCGTTCCTGGTCGGTCAACTCGGCTTGGTCAAGTAATTCAGGCCGCCGTTGCCAGGTTTTCAGCAGCGCCGCGCGCCGCCGCCATTTCGCCACTTCGCCGTGATGGCCGCCAATCAAAACGTCTGGCACCTGCCAGCCACGAAACTCTGCCGGGCGCGTGTAATGCGGATAATCCAGCAGACCAGCAACAAATGAATCATGCACGGCGGATGTTTCACTGCCCAGCACATGCGGCAGCAGCCGCGTCACGGCATCCACCACCACCATCGCCGGGATTTCACCGCCCGTCAGCACGTAATCGCCAATCGAAATTTCATCGGTGACCAGATGCTCAACCACGCGTTCGTCTACGCCTTCGTAGCGGCCACACAACAAAATCAAGCGGTCGCACTCATCCGCCAAGCGCTGCGCTTCGTGTTGATTGAACACGCGGCCTTGGGGCGACATCAGCACGATGGCGGTGCGTTTGGCTTCGACGGCTGTGTCAGTTGGTGCGCTACCCGCCAACAAACTTTCGACCGCGCGAAAGAGCGGTTCCGGCTTCAGTACCATCCCGTCGCCGCCGCCAAACGGGCGATCATCCACGATGTGGTGTTTGTCGAATGTAAAAGAACGAAGATCGTGGACAGCGATTTCGATCTGCCCTTGCTGTTGCGCCCGGCGCAGGATGCCGTGTTCAAACGGCCCGGTAAAAAACTCCGGGAAGATGGTCAGCAGGTCGAAGCGCATTTTCAGACCTCAGACTTCAGACCACAGACCTCAGACTTTGCCTGGTCTGAAGTCTGAGGTCTGTGGTCTGAAGTCTGTGTTCATAAATCCAACAAGCCTTCCGGCGGCTCGATCACAATCCGTTTCCTGGCGACATCAACCTCGGTGCAAATGCTGCTGGCGAGCGGAATCAGCCGCTCTCGTTGCTCGTCATCTCTCACCACCAACAGCGGCGCCGCACCGAAATTCTGAACGCCGACGACTTTGCCAATGACCAACCCGGCAGCCGTGCTGACCACGCAATCCACCAAATCAAAATCGTAATAGCTATCCGCAGGCAAGGCGACCAATTGCTCGCGCATCACCAGCACACGCACATCCCGCAGAGTTTCAGCCGCGTCGCGCGAATCGTAGCCTTTGAGCTTCAGCAGGATGCGACCCAAATGTGGCCTGGCTCGTTCCAATCCGATGATGGCAGCTTTGCCGTTCGGCCAGCCTAAACGCAACTCCGTAAGCTTGGCGAAGCGTTCCGGGAAATCGGTCAGCAGATCAGCGATCACTTCGCCGCGAATCCCCTGCGGACGGGCGATGCGCGCGATGGTGATCAGATCATCTAACGGTTCAGCCACTGCCGTGCCTCGCCCTGCCCACGGGCTGTTCGTTGCCGGACTATTCAAGGATTTCCAGCACGAAGCGCCGCTTCAGCTTGATGCCCGAAGCATTGAGAATCGTGCGGATGGCGCGGGCCGTGCGGCCTTGCTTGCCGATGATCTTGCCCAGATCGCCGTCGGCCACGCGCAATTCGATGACGTTCGCCTGGTGCCCTTCGATCTCTTTGACTTTGACCTGTTCAGGATGGTCAACCAAGGCAGCCGCGATCAGTTCGACAAGTTCTTTCATGGCTCCTCGCCCTTTCTTAATTAAGCCGCGACCGGTTGTTCTGCCGCCGCTGCTGCCGCCGCTTCGCTCTTGCGAATCAGCGAACGCACCGTGTCGGACGGTTGCGCGCCGCACTTAATCCAGTGATTGACGCGGTCATGATCGAGTTTGATCTGCGCCGGATTCGAGAGCGGGTTGTAATGCCCAACGATTTCCACAAATTTGCCATCGCGCTTGCTGCGCTTTTCGGTCACGATCACGCGATAGAACGGTTTCTTCTTCGCGCCCATTCTGGTCAATCTGATTGTTAACAAGGTTCGCTACCTCCGACAAAGGCAGTTGGCAGTTGGCAGTTGGCAGTTGGCAGTGTTGATTGCGCGTTTGCAACTAAGCACTAACCCCTAGCCCCTAGCCCCTAGCCTCACCGCCGTTTCTTTTTCTTCTGTTTCGGTTTCTGTTTCTTGCGCCCGCCGCCAACGCCTGTCAGCTTGCGCACCACTTTGTTGCGAATGCCGCCGAACATGCCGCCGCCACCGCCAAACGGGTCGCCGCCAGCGCCGCCCATCAACTGCTGCATCATCATCTTCATCTCGACGTACTGTTTGATCAGCGCTTTGACATCGGTGACGGTCGTGCCGCTGCCTTTGGCGATGCGCATCTGGCGCGAAGCATTGATGATGATGTGATTTTCGCGTTCGGCCTGCGTCATCGAATTGATGATCGCCTCGGTTTTCTTCAGTTCGCCTTCCATCTGCGCGGTCATCTCCGGCGTCAATTTCGGCATCATGCCGCCGAACATATCGCCGGGCAGCATCTCAAAGATGTTTTGCAGCGAACCGATTTTCTTGACCTGCCCCAGTTGGTCGCGGAAATCTTCGAGCGTAAACGAATTGCGCGCCAGCTTTTCTTCCAGTTCCGCTGCCTTCTCTTCGTCCACTTCAGTCTGGACTTTTTCGATCAGCGACATCACATCGCCCATGCCCAGAATGCGCGAGACAATGCGATCCGGATAAAACGGATCAAGCGCATCGTACTTTTCGCCCACGCCGACGAACTTGATTGGCTGGCCGATGACTTCCTTGATCGAGAGCGCCGCGCCGCCGCGCGCATCGCCATCCATCTTGGTCAGGATGACGCCGCTGATGCCGATGCGTTTGTGGAATTCCTGCGCGCTCTTGACCGCGTCCTGGCCCGTCATCGCGTCGGCCACAAACAGCGTTTCAATCGGCTGCATCTCAGCCTTGATGCGCTGCAATTCATCCATCAACGCATCATCAATGTGCAGCCGGCCCGCCGTGTCAATCATCAGCGTGTCGAAGCCGATCTGCTCGCAATGCAAGCGCGCCGCCCGGCACAATTCCAACGGATCATTGATGCCCGCGCCGTCAAAAACCGGAATGCCGATCGCCTTGCCAATGACAGCCAACTGGTCGCGCGCCGCCGGGCGATAAACGTCCACCGACAGCAACAGCGGATTGCGATTCTGATTGGCCGCCAGCCACTTCGACAGCTTGCCCGTCGAAGTCGTCTTGCCCGACCCTTGTAAGCCCACGATCATCACCGCATTGGGCCGCCGCGAAGTGAACAACAAACGGCTGGACGTGCCGCCCAGCATCTCGACCATCTCGTCATTGACGATCTTGATGACCTGCTGCCCCGGCGTCAGCGAACCAATCACTTCCGCTCCGACGGCTTTGGCCTTGACCCGCTCGATGAAGTCTTTGACGACCTTGAAATTGACGTCGGCTTCGAGCAAGGCAATACGAATCTCACGCATCGCCAAATCAAGATGCTCCGGCGTCAGACGGCCCTGGCCGCGCAAGTCCTTGAGGACTTTCTTCAGTTTGTCGGAAAGTGCTTCAAACATGGGGTTTCGGTCACACTAGCAGCGTCTGGACGCCAAACGCAAAGCGTGCAGGATACGGACAGGCGTAGGGCGTGTCAAGACGAAGCTGCCCGCTGTATGGTCGCCCCGCAAATTTGCTCGCGCTGCTGCCCTGTTCCAGCGCCCAGTTCTCCTCACGAAATTCCGTCTGTGTCTACCCAGGCTTCGT
It encodes the following:
- a CDS encoding KH domain-containing protein — translated: MKELVELIAAALVDHPEQVKVKEIEGHQANVIELRVADGDLGKIIGKQGRTARAIRTILNASGIKLKRRFVLEILE
- the ffh gene encoding signal recognition particle protein yields the protein MFEALSDKLKKVLKDLRGQGRLTPEHLDLAMREIRIALLEADVNFKVVKDFIERVKAKAVGAEVIGSLTPGQQVIKIVNDEMVEMLGGTSSRLLFTSRRPNAVMIVGLQGSGKTTSTGKLSKWLAANQNRNPLLLSVDVYRPAARDQLAVIGKAIGIPVFDGAGINDPLELCRAARLHCEQIGFDTLMIDTAGRLHIDDALMDELQRIKAEMQPIETLFVADAMTGQDAVKSAQEFHKRIGISGVILTKMDGDARGGAALSIKEVIGQPIKFVGVGEKYDALDPFYPDRIVSRILGMGDVMSLIEKVQTEVDEEKAAELEEKLARNSFTLEDFRDQLGQVKKIGSLQNIFEMLPGDMFGGMMPKLTPEMTAQMEGELKKTEAIINSMTQAERENHIIINASRQMRIAKGSGTTVTDVKALIKQYVEMKMMMQQLMGGAGGDPFGGGGGMFGGIRNKVVRKLTGVGGGRKKQKPKQKKKKRR
- the rimM gene encoding 16S rRNA processing protein RimM; translation: MAEPLDDLITIARIARPQGIRGEVIADLLTDFPERFAKLTELRLGWPNGKAAIIGLERARPHLGRILLKLKGYDSRDAAETLRDVRVLVMREQLVALPADSYYDFDLVDCVVSTAAGLVIGKVVGVQNFGAAPLLVVRDDEQRERLIPLASSICTEVDVARKRIVIEPPEGLLDL
- the rpsP gene encoding 30S ribosomal protein S16, with the translated sequence MLTIRLTRMGAKKKPFYRVIVTEKRSKRDGKFVEIVGHYNPLSNPAQIKLDHDRVNHWIKCGAQPSDTVRSLIRKSEAAAAAAAEQPVAA
- the trmD gene encoding tRNA (guanosine(37)-N1)-methyltransferase TrmD, producing the protein MRFDLLTIFPEFFTGPFEHGILRRAQQQGQIEIAVHDLRSFTFDKHHIVDDRPFGGGDGMVLKPEPLFRAVESLLAGSAPTDTAVEAKRTAIVLMSPQGRVFNQHEAQRLADECDRLILLCGRYEGVDERVVEHLVTDEISIGDYVLTGGEIPAMVVVDAVTRLLPHVLGSETSAVHDSFVAGLLDYPHYTRPAEFRGWQVPDVLIGGHHGEVAKWRRRAALLKTWQRRPELLDQAELTDQERRWLAEQASDTAQ
- the rplS gene encoding 50S ribosomal protein L19; translated protein: MNTLDQFDAAQIKTTIPEFIPGDTVRVHVRIKESETKERLQAFEGVVIARKGFGIRETITVRKTSFGIGVERIFPLHATIVDHIDVVKRGRVRRAKLYFLRELRGKAARIRERDTRTHAAGAGKK